The Oryzias latipes chromosome 1, ASM223467v1 genome contains a region encoding:
- the LOC101157998 gene encoding caspase-6-like, translating into MENLKEIDSFKELCIAGLNPNEEYRMTHKRRGLALIFNQERFYWRLEMNDRHGTNADRHSLEKRLLDLNFDVRSYDDAKQTEVLDRIHEAAEEDHSDADCFLLVFLSHGENNCVYTYDGMINIQDITAAFRGDNCPSLVGKPKIFIFQACRGNKCDTSVVITAASANDEVNNEVVVDASAIKTLPAAADFIMCYSVAEGFYSFRDPIKGSWYIQDLCELLEKCGSRLEFTELLTLVNRKLAMRSVRMRSDPNGSEKKQVPCFASMLTKKLYFRQK; encoded by the exons ATGG agAACCTGAAGGAGATTGACTCTTTCAAAGA ATTATGTATAGCCGGCTTGAATCCAAATGAGGAGTACAGGATGACCCACAAACGTCGAGGCCTGGCCCTCATTTTCAACCAGGAGCGATTTTACTGGCGGCTGGAGATGAATGACAGGCATGGAACAAATGCTGACCGCCACAGCTTGGAGAAACG ACTCCTGGATTTAAATTTTGACGTCCGGAGTTATGACGATGCAAAACAGACAGAAGTCCTGGATAGAATCCATGAAG CTGCTGAGGAGGATCACTCTGATGCCGACTGCTTTCTGCTGGTCTTCCTGAGCCACGGCGAGAACAACTGCGTTTACACCTACGACGGCATGATCAACATCCAGGACATCACAGCCGCGTTCAGAGGAGACAACTGCCCGAGCCTCGTAGGAAAGCCCAAGATCTTCATCTTTCAG GCGTGTCGTGGAAATAAATGTGATACTTCAGTGGTTATCACTGCGGCTTCTGCGAATGATGAGGTGAATAATGAGGTGGTGGTGGATGCCAGCGCAATAAAGACTCTACCTGCGGCAGCTGATTTCATCATGTGCTATTCTGTGGCTGAAG gTTTCTATTCCTTCCGAGATCCCATCAAAGGCTCCTGGTACATTCAGGATCTGTGCGAGCTCCTTGAAAAGTGCGGAAGTCGCCTCGAGTTCACAGAGTTACTTACCCTGGTCAACAGAAAATTGGCAATGAGAAGTGTGAGGATGAGAAGTGACCCGAATGGTAGTGAGAAAAAACAGGTTCCTTGTTTTGCTTCCATGTTAACCAAGAAGCTGTACTTCCGTCAAAAGTAA
- the casp6 gene encoding caspase-6, with the protein MATHGGSVEKDSKTETVQMETEMTETDSFNRSSDLNPNEQYRMTHKRRGLALIFNHERFYWRLGMNSRSGTNADRHSLEKRLLDLNFDVRSYDDAKQTDVLDRIHEASEEDHSDADCFLLVFLSHGENNCVYTYDGMINIQDITAAFRGDNCPSLVGKPKIFIFQACRGDKHDTPVVITDAVDAKQVINEVVVDASAVNTLPAGADFIMCYSVAEGFYSHRETINGSWYIQDLCELLRKYGDSLEFTELLTLVNRKVAMRSVGMSRDPNAIGKKQVPCFASMLTKKLYFKKK; encoded by the exons ATGGCTACCCACGGAG GAAGCGTTGAAAAGGACAGCAAAACAGAAACTGTGCAGATGG AGACTGAGATGACTGAGACGGATTCTTTCAACAG ATCATCAGATTTGAATCCAAATGAGCAGTACAGGATGACCCACAAACGTCGAGGCCTGGCCCTCATTTTCAACCACGAGCGATTTTACTGGCGTCTGGGGATGAATAGCAGGAGTGGAACAAATGCTGACCGCCACAGCTTGGAGAAACG ACTCCTGGATTTAAATTTTGACGTCCGGAGTTATGACGATGCAAAACAGACAGATGTCCTGGATAGAATCCATGAAG CTTCTGAGGAGGATCACTCTGATGCCGACTGCTTCCTGCTGGTCTTCCTGAGCCACGGCGAGAACAACTGCGTTTACACCTACGACGGCATGATCAACATCCAGGATATCACAGCCGCGTTCAGAGGAGACAACTGTCCGAGCCTCGTAGGAAAGCCCAAGATCTTCATCTTTCAG GCGTGTCGTGGAGACAAACATGACACTCCAGTGGTTATCACCGATGCTGTTGACGCCAAGCAGGTGATTAATGAGGTGGTGGTGGATGCCAGTGCAGTAAACACACTTCCTGCTGGAGCTGATTTCATCATGTGCTACTCTGTAGCTGAAG gtTTCTATTCCCATCGAGAGACGATCAACGGCTCCTGGTACATTCAGGATCTGTGCGAGCTCCTCAGAAAGTACGGAGATTCCCTCGAGTTCACAGAGTTACTCACCCTGGTCAACAGAAAAGTGGCGATGAGAAGTGTGGGGATGAGTAGAGACCCAAATGCTATTGGGAAAAAACAGGTTCCTTGTTTTGCTTCCATGTTAACCAAGAAGCTGTACTTCAAGAAAAAGTAA